The following proteins come from a genomic window of Gynuella sunshinyii YC6258:
- a CDS encoding GNAT family N-acetyltransferase, with protein MKIELTPAGDLTVVENLFQYYLYDMSEFTGWSPDASGSYAIDTAVIGLHDYWQKDGHYPYLILCNDELAGFSLLRRYPYDSDYHDIGQFFVLRKYKRQGVGTVAFRLSVGQFPGFWLTRVLPDNIGALRFWRKVISDISVQKPVENQEDYGDKKMMFIRYEVESPIFSSTATEDANEY; from the coding sequence ATGAAAATCGAATTGACACCCGCCGGAGATCTCACGGTGGTCGAGAATCTGTTTCAATATTATCTGTATGACATGAGTGAATTTACCGGCTGGTCTCCAGATGCCAGTGGTTCATATGCAATCGATACTGCTGTGATCGGACTGCACGATTATTGGCAAAAAGACGGACATTACCCGTATTTGATTCTTTGTAATGATGAGCTGGCCGGTTTTTCTCTGTTACGTCGCTACCCGTATGATTCTGATTATCACGATATCGGTCAATTTTTTGTGCTGAGAAAATACAAGCGTCAGGGGGTAGGAACTGTGGCATTCAGGTTGTCCGTGGGCCAGTTTCCAGGATTCTGGCTGACCAGAGTGTTGCCTGATAATATCGGTGCTTTACGCTTCTGGCGAAAGGTCATCTCAGACATATCAGTACAGAAACCGGTTGAAAATCAGGAAGATTATGGCGATAAAAAAATGATGTTCATTCGTTATGAAGTCGAGTCGCCTATTTTTTCCAGTACTGCAACAGAGGATGCAAATGAATATTGA
- a CDS encoding GNAT family N-acetyltransferase: protein MNIEIATEQDFDDIWPVFREIVRAGETYAFPRDIERQQAFELWMKTPRQTYICREQGSMLGTYYIKSNQMGPGSHVSNCGYMVSPAARGKGVATNMCEHSQIMARQFGYKAMQFNSVVSTNMIAVNLWHRLGFETVGRLPKAYCHARLGYVDTLVMYKWLDSND, encoded by the coding sequence ATGAATATTGAGATTGCCACTGAACAGGATTTTGATGATATCTGGCCGGTTTTTCGCGAAATTGTCCGCGCCGGTGAAACCTATGCGTTTCCGCGTGATATTGAACGACAACAGGCGTTTGAATTGTGGATGAAAACGCCGAGGCAAACGTATATTTGCCGGGAACAGGGAAGCATGCTCGGTACCTATTACATCAAGTCCAATCAGATGGGACCGGGAAGTCATGTGTCTAACTGTGGTTATATGGTTTCGCCAGCCGCCAGGGGAAAAGGCGTGGCCACAAACATGTGCGAGCACTCGCAAATCATGGCCAGGCAATTCGGCTATAAAGCCATGCAGTTTAACTCAGTTGTTTCAACCAATATGATAGCCGTTAATTTATGGCATCGGCTTGGGTTTGAAACCGTTGGTCGTTTACCTAAAGCCTATTGTCATGCCCGGCTCGGTTATGTGGATACTCTGGTCATGTATAAATGGTTGGACAGTAACGACTGA
- a CDS encoding sialate O-acetylesterase, translating into MIRKITALLTCATLLFLASMAHANMKLPYIFSDHMVFQRDQTNPVWGWADAGTQITLTLAGHTYHTQANEDGSWRILLKPHKAGGPYDLTIQTTTQEHHIRDLYFGDVWLAGGQSNMEWKLDWKINNSEELIADADYPLIRFFEVPKIVSATPQDNTGENQWKLASPENAGNFSAIGYLFALHNHLQKNVPVGIVEANWGGTPAEAWVSPDNLLKLEYYRQKTLDIYQGGHDWEALFAQNERNAQEKFNRLVSEDDTLATGAYRFDYPDTNWSVIRLPNQEPFEHLAWLRREVILDQAPTGEAILNLGELVQEAFIFVNEQLIKFEDWKVQGSLHTLPAGLLKQGRNLIAVRVGNSWDNHPAAGREGQVTLTVNGQTMDISQDWRYSNQVEPPIPDYIRYEWTPGFLYNAMIHPVQGYGIRGVIWYQGESNTEAAAYYGDLFVQLIQDWRQQWQQDFSFLFVQLAGFMEPQYPQPDSQWALLRDMQTQALSLPNTGMATAIDIGEQTDIHPRNKQDVASRLWGEARRVSFHENVLSQGPTYRRHKVKDNIVSIRFDHIGKGFTLSEGEAVKGFILAGEDGQYYPAEAIIKGHKVLVWSDQVDVPVSLKYAWADFPEVNLYNSGGLPALPFSINKL; encoded by the coding sequence ATGATACGAAAAATTACAGCGCTGCTTACCTGCGCGACTTTGCTGTTTTTAGCTTCTATGGCACACGCAAATATGAAACTTCCATATATTTTCTCCGATCACATGGTATTTCAACGGGATCAGACGAATCCGGTCTGGGGTTGGGCAGACGCTGGCACCCAAATCACCCTCACACTGGCTGGTCACACTTATCATACTCAGGCAAACGAAGATGGTTCCTGGCGTATTCTCCTGAAACCCCATAAAGCCGGCGGCCCGTATGACCTGACGATTCAAACAACCACTCAGGAACATCATATTCGCGACCTCTATTTCGGGGATGTCTGGCTGGCAGGTGGCCAGTCAAATATGGAATGGAAGCTCGACTGGAAAATCAATAATAGTGAAGAGCTGATTGCGGATGCTGACTACCCGTTGATTCGCTTTTTTGAAGTTCCCAAAATTGTCTCAGCCACCCCCCAAGACAATACCGGAGAGAACCAATGGAAGCTGGCCTCACCGGAAAATGCCGGCAACTTTTCCGCCATTGGTTATCTATTTGCCCTGCACAACCATCTGCAAAAAAACGTGCCAGTCGGGATAGTGGAAGCCAACTGGGGAGGAACACCCGCTGAAGCCTGGGTCAGTCCTGACAACCTGCTGAAACTGGAGTATTACCGGCAGAAAACCCTCGACATCTACCAAGGGGGTCATGATTGGGAGGCTCTGTTTGCGCAGAATGAGCGTAATGCTCAGGAAAAATTCAATCGATTGGTCAGTGAAGACGATACCCTGGCGACAGGCGCATACCGCTTTGATTATCCGGATACCAACTGGTCAGTGATTCGCCTGCCCAATCAAGAACCTTTCGAACACCTGGCCTGGTTGCGCCGCGAGGTCATATTAGACCAGGCCCCCACTGGCGAAGCCATACTGAATCTCGGAGAACTGGTGCAGGAGGCTTTTATTTTTGTCAATGAACAACTGATTAAGTTTGAAGACTGGAAGGTCCAGGGTTCACTGCACACACTCCCAGCCGGGCTATTGAAACAAGGGCGTAACCTGATCGCTGTCCGGGTAGGCAACAGCTGGGACAACCATCCCGCTGCCGGTCGTGAAGGTCAGGTCACTCTGACGGTGAACGGCCAAACCATGGATATCAGCCAGGACTGGCGCTACAGCAACCAGGTGGAACCCCCTATTCCGGATTACATCCGTTATGAATGGACACCCGGCTTTCTCTATAACGCCATGATCCATCCAGTGCAGGGATATGGAATACGGGGCGTCATCTGGTACCAGGGAGAAAGCAACACAGAAGCCGCAGCCTACTACGGTGACTTGTTCGTTCAATTGATTCAGGACTGGCGGCAGCAATGGCAGCAGGATTTCAGTTTTCTGTTCGTACAGCTGGCCGGCTTTATGGAGCCTCAATATCCGCAACCAGACAGCCAATGGGCTCTACTGCGCGACATGCAGACTCAAGCGCTGTCTTTACCGAACACCGGCATGGCAACTGCAATCGATATTGGTGAGCAAACCGATATTCACCCCCGTAACAAGCAAGATGTCGCATCACGACTTTGGGGCGAAGCGCGGCGTGTCAGTTTCCATGAAAACGTGTTGAGCCAGGGCCCGACTTATCGCCGCCATAAAGTGAAGGACAACATCGTCAGCATCCGCTTTGATCATATCGGCAAAGGCTTCACATTGAGTGAGGGAGAAGCTGTCAAAGGGTTTATTCTGGCTGGTGAGGATGGGCAATATTATCCGGCAGAAGCCATTATTAAAGGCCACAAGGTACTGGTATGGAGTGATCAGGTGGACGTGCCGGTATCACTGAAATATGCCTGGGCAGACTTCCCGGAAGTCAATCTCTATAACTCCGGGGGATTGCCGGCACTGCCGTTCAGTATCAATAAACTGTAA
- a CDS encoding TetR/AcrR family transcriptional regulator, which translates to MVNLFFDHSQFLCHIAAMRKSTQKRAIETRDKLINIAVEMIRTNGYEALRVEELVMQAGVAKGTFFAHFKDKDSLMDLLIGDEINRHLDQLEHVPAPKDVSDMTDQLLPLLHFMSSERYVFDVILRRSGAAAIEEIGPIATTFGRFEEIVGQWLNNGHFRSDVPLYILVEGIEALLMQALALNFCALHNNLPIKERFYPYLKAWLMPHL; encoded by the coding sequence ATGGTCAATTTATTTTTTGACCACAGTCAGTTTTTGTGCCATATTGCCGCGATGAGAAAATCCACCCAAAAAAGAGCGATAGAAACCCGCGACAAACTGATCAATATTGCCGTCGAAATGATTCGTACAAACGGTTATGAAGCGCTGCGTGTTGAAGAACTGGTCATGCAGGCGGGAGTCGCGAAAGGCACTTTTTTCGCCCACTTTAAAGACAAAGATTCATTGATGGACCTGTTGATTGGCGATGAAATCAACCGCCACCTTGATCAGCTGGAACACGTACCTGCTCCGAAAGATGTCTCCGACATGACGGATCAACTGCTGCCATTACTGCACTTTATGTCTTCTGAACGGTATGTATTTGATGTGATTTTACGCCGTTCGGGTGCAGCTGCTATCGAAGAAATAGGCCCGATTGCCACCACCTTCGGACGCTTTGAAGAAATCGTGGGGCAATGGTTGAATAACGGACATTTTCGCAGCGATGTCCCCCTGTATATTCTGGTGGAAGGGATCGAAGCGTTGTTAATGCAGGCTTTGGCACTGAATTTTTGCGCCCTTCATAACAATTTGCCGATCAAAGAACGCTTTTATCCCTATCTTAAAGCCTGGCTGATGCCTCACTTATAA
- a CDS encoding NAD(P)H-dependent oxidoreductase yields the protein MKTKRIFILNGHPGEKSLSRFFAETYAAAAMDAGHLVRLCHIHDLEFDSDFGFGGYQQVKPLEPALETVLEDIEWSEHVVLTTPMWWGGLPAKLKGLIDRAFLPGRTFDTHNTRFGLPAPMLAGRSARVIMTADTPGWFMRWVYKNAMLIQVRRQILGFVGIKPSRFSYFASASHPREGMVERWAEQIKRIAAVAS from the coding sequence ATGAAAACAAAACGTATATTCATTCTGAATGGACATCCGGGGGAAAAATCCCTGTCTCGTTTTTTTGCAGAAACCTATGCTGCAGCGGCGATGGATGCCGGGCATTTGGTTCGACTGTGTCATATACATGACCTGGAATTCGACAGTGACTTTGGCTTTGGCGGTTATCAACAGGTAAAGCCTCTGGAGCCAGCGTTGGAAACTGTGCTGGAGGATATTGAGTGGAGTGAACACGTCGTCCTGACGACGCCAATGTGGTGGGGTGGCCTGCCAGCCAAGCTCAAAGGTCTGATTGATCGGGCATTTTTGCCCGGACGTACGTTCGATACCCATAACACCCGTTTTGGTCTGCCTGCGCCTATGTTGGCAGGACGTTCTGCCCGGGTGATCATGACTGCTGATACGCCTGGGTGGTTTATGCGCTGGGTGTATAAAAATGCCATGTTAATACAAGTGCGCCGGCAGATTTTAGGGTTTGTCGGCATCAAACCTTCCCGGTTCAGTTATTTTGCCAGTGCCAGTCACCCCAGGGAGGGGATGGTGGAGCGATGGGCTGAGCAGATAAAAAGAATCGCGGCGGTAGCCAGTTGA
- a CDS encoding glycoside hydrolase family 31 protein, giving the protein MKQTIRVFSGFVLSVVLLGCQPTSYQPIEHGVVIQPQEGAARLISVQVYRDNIFRITALPHTNPGVLSDSIQVVAEPDATFKVRRERNQIRVSTHKGSALINPQNGHISIYDARGNVLLDAVNSGEFGPVTEDPTTPDTNSYALRQQWNQNTDEGFFGLGQHQNGIVNYAGKTVELSTHNLEFSVPMLVSSRRYGVLWDNASITRLGDPNGYQALNESLVLYDEDGVAGGLTARYYDGDELLLTRTEAEPDYQFLVNNNVREHPFPAELGEVSNPRVIWNGSIQSDTSGEHVFKMYSSGYTRLSFNHEEVLNRWRMNWNPWYHDVHLNMTAGQKVPIEIDWNSQGGYFRLNHIPPRPQAEQNSLSLASESGKAIDYYVILGTDYDGVISGYRELTGDAVMLPKWAYGFWQSRERYQNQDELVNVVREYRQRGIPLDNIVLDWFYWPEDAWGSHQFEALNFPDPQKMVEEVHELNANIMISVWPKFYPTTEHYKELDEKGYMLNKNVEVEANRDWVGPGYLNGFYDPYPREAQQIFWRQIRDNLNVLGFDAWWLDATEPDIHSNLTISKRKEITTPLAVGSGTEYFNSYAVPNAEGVYLGERETDPEKRSFILTRSGFGGIQRTGAAVWSGDTVSRWSNLKDQIAAGIGAGLAGVPNWSMDIGGFTPEDQYRYGSDGIVHNYADMPADYVPNWQELNLRWFQFGAFVPLFRSHGQNPYREIYNIAEQGSDIYESMVYYARLRYRLMPYIYSEAGHMYLNDGTLMRGLVMDFMDDPNVFEINDQYMFGPALLINPVYQPGATSRQVYLPEGTRWYDFYSGKAYEGGQNIDAAAPLTRMPIFARAGAIVPSGPEIQTVFEQPDAPLQLTVYAGADGQYNLYEDDGSSYDYEHGEYSIIPIHYDDDSRTLSIGSRQGNYAGMLKEREFRVRLVEGENAEASTFDAGAIMVNYRGQALDVTL; this is encoded by the coding sequence ATGAAACAAACTATCAGAGTGTTTTCCGGCTTTGTCCTGTCCGTTGTTCTGCTCGGATGCCAGCCAACGTCCTACCAACCGATTGAGCATGGTGTTGTCATTCAGCCCCAGGAAGGAGCGGCAAGGCTGATCAGCGTGCAGGTTTACCGTGATAACATTTTTCGTATTACTGCATTGCCACATACCAATCCCGGTGTTCTGAGTGACAGTATTCAGGTGGTGGCTGAACCTGACGCCACATTCAAGGTCCGTCGCGAGCGAAATCAGATCAGAGTGTCTACTCACAAGGGGAGCGCACTGATCAACCCGCAAAACGGACATATTTCCATTTATGATGCCCGTGGAAACGTGCTACTGGATGCCGTAAACAGTGGCGAGTTTGGCCCGGTCACAGAAGATCCAACGACTCCGGATACCAACAGCTATGCCTTGAGACAGCAGTGGAATCAAAACACGGATGAAGGATTTTTCGGTCTTGGTCAGCATCAGAATGGAATAGTCAATTATGCTGGCAAGACTGTTGAACTGAGTACGCATAACCTGGAGTTTTCGGTGCCCATGCTGGTTTCCAGTCGTCGCTATGGCGTGCTATGGGATAATGCTTCCATCACCCGGCTGGGTGATCCGAATGGTTATCAGGCGTTGAATGAAAGTCTGGTCTTGTATGATGAAGACGGCGTAGCTGGTGGTTTGACTGCCCGCTACTACGATGGTGATGAGCTATTGCTGACCCGCACCGAGGCCGAACCTGATTATCAGTTTCTGGTGAATAACAATGTCCGGGAGCATCCGTTTCCGGCAGAGCTTGGCGAGGTCTCCAATCCGCGCGTTATCTGGAACGGCAGTATTCAATCGGATACCAGTGGTGAGCATGTTTTCAAAATGTACAGCAGTGGCTATACCCGTTTGAGTTTTAATCATGAAGAGGTATTAAATCGCTGGCGCATGAACTGGAATCCCTGGTATCACGATGTGCACTTGAACATGACGGCCGGTCAGAAAGTGCCCATTGAAATCGATTGGAACTCCCAGGGAGGATATTTTCGCCTTAACCATATTCCACCTCGTCCACAGGCTGAGCAAAATTCTTTATCTCTGGCGTCTGAGTCCGGCAAGGCCATCGATTATTATGTCATTCTCGGTACGGATTATGATGGTGTGATTTCCGGTTACCGGGAGTTAACCGGTGATGCGGTGATGCTACCAAAATGGGCTTATGGATTCTGGCAGAGCCGGGAGCGTTATCAGAACCAGGATGAACTGGTGAATGTGGTGCGTGAATATCGTCAACGCGGAATTCCATTGGATAATATCGTGTTGGACTGGTTCTACTGGCCTGAAGATGCCTGGGGCAGCCATCAGTTTGAAGCGCTGAATTTTCCCGATCCGCAGAAAATGGTGGAAGAGGTGCATGAACTCAATGCCAATATTATGATTTCTGTCTGGCCCAAATTTTACCCCACCACTGAGCACTACAAAGAGCTTGATGAGAAAGGTTATATGCTCAATAAAAATGTCGAGGTTGAAGCTAATCGCGACTGGGTGGGGCCTGGTTATCTGAACGGATTTTATGATCCGTATCCACGAGAAGCACAACAGATCTTCTGGCGGCAGATACGCGATAATCTGAATGTGCTCGGTTTTGATGCCTGGTGGCTCGATGCCACTGAACCGGATATTCATTCCAATCTGACCATCAGTAAACGCAAGGAAATCACCACCCCGCTCGCGGTTGGTTCGGGTACTGAATACTTTAATTCCTACGCGGTGCCCAACGCTGAAGGGGTTTATCTGGGTGAACGTGAAACCGATCCGGAAAAACGTTCGTTCATTCTGACCCGATCAGGATTTGGAGGTATTCAAAGAACCGGTGCGGCGGTCTGGAGTGGCGATACCGTCAGCCGTTGGTCAAACCTGAAAGACCAGATTGCGGCCGGTATTGGTGCAGGCCTGGCAGGGGTGCCAAACTGGAGCATGGATATCGGTGGATTTACACCGGAAGATCAGTATCGCTATGGCAGTGATGGCATTGTGCACAATTATGCCGATATGCCGGCAGACTATGTACCTAACTGGCAGGAACTGAATCTGAGGTGGTTTCAATTTGGCGCATTTGTGCCGTTGTTTCGTTCCCACGGCCAAAATCCCTATCGGGAAATCTATAATATCGCCGAACAGGGATCAGACATTTATGAATCCATGGTGTATTACGCCAGGTTGCGCTATCGGTTAATGCCCTACATTTATAGCGAAGCCGGTCATATGTATTTGAATGATGGTACGCTGATGCGGGGATTGGTCATGGATTTTATGGACGACCCGAATGTCTTTGAGATTAATGATCAATATATGTTTGGACCGGCGCTGTTGATCAATCCCGTGTACCAGCCAGGTGCCACTTCACGCCAGGTATATTTGCCTGAAGGAACGCGCTGGTACGATTTTTATTCTGGCAAGGCATATGAGGGTGGACAGAATATTGATGCCGCCGCCCCATTGACCCGTATGCCAATATTTGCCAGAGCCGGAGCGATTGTGCCTTCCGGACCAGAGATTCAGACAGTCTTTGAACAACCGGATGCCCCTCTACAATTAACGGTTTATGCCGGCGCTGATGGTCAATACAACCTCTATGAGGATGACGGCAGCAGTTATGATTATGAGCATGGCGAATACAGCATTATTCCCATTCATTACGATGATGACAGCCGTACGCTCAGTATTGGTTCCCGCCAGGGAAACTATGCTGGCATGCTCAAAGAGCGTGAGTTCCGGGTTCGTCTGGTAGAGGGTGAAAACGCTGAAGCCAGTACTTTCGATGCAGGGGCTATCATGGTTAATTACCGTGGCCAGGCATTGGATGTAACTCTGTAA
- the btsR gene encoding two-component system response regulator BtsR → MLKAILVDDEALAREELAEQLALLGECEVVAEFPNAIECLKHIRQLQVDVMFVDVQMPQVTGLELVNMLDEQERPLVVFVTAYDQYAIQAFEDNAFDYLLKPVEPKRLAKTVKRLSQALATRQVQAVPHQSLKLIPCYYQNRIKLIQLQDVEYAFSDQSGVHINTANTQLHSQLSLKVLEEKTSMLRCHRQYLVHPQAIAEIEIMDNGSASLHTRNGAELPVSRRFMKGFLDMFKL, encoded by the coding sequence ATGTTGAAAGCCATATTGGTTGATGATGAAGCTCTGGCCAGAGAGGAACTGGCAGAGCAACTGGCACTACTGGGGGAGTGCGAGGTCGTGGCGGAATTCCCGAATGCCATAGAGTGTTTGAAGCATATTCGCCAACTGCAAGTCGATGTCATGTTTGTCGATGTACAAATGCCTCAGGTTACCGGGCTTGAACTGGTAAACATGCTGGATGAACAGGAGCGACCGCTGGTTGTCTTTGTGACCGCCTATGATCAGTATGCCATCCAGGCGTTTGAAGATAATGCGTTTGACTACCTGCTCAAACCCGTAGAGCCCAAACGTCTGGCTAAAACGGTCAAACGTCTGAGTCAGGCACTTGCCACTCGTCAGGTTCAGGCGGTCCCACATCAGTCACTGAAATTGATACCCTGTTACTATCAGAACCGTATTAAACTGATTCAGTTACAGGATGTCGAATATGCGTTTTCAGATCAAAGTGGCGTGCATATCAATACGGCCAATACACAGCTGCATTCGCAATTAAGCCTGAAAGTTCTCGAAGAAAAAACCTCAATGCTCCGCTGTCATCGACAGTATCTGGTACACCCCCAGGCCATCGCCGAGATCGAGATTATGGATAATGGCTCCGCGAGCCTTCACACCCGTAACGGTGCTGAGTTGCCAGTCAGCCGGCGTTTTATGAAAGGTTTTCTGGATATGTTCAAGCTTTAA
- a CDS encoding sensor histidine kinase has product MSFDWRLLLSLAQQMSIFLVIAYLFSRTPVFAPMTNLSLRLPHKILIYLIFSGFCILGTYFGQPVNDAIANTRAVGAVLGGLFGGPVIGFLVGLTGGLHRYTLGGFTDLACAISTTWEGLLAGLVHFFILKSRRNPDALYSPMLAAIVTFCAEVSQMLIILLVAKPFTEAVHLVSLIATPMLVANSIGAGLFMAMIRDRKSIYEKYSVTYSAKALQLASRMMGIFRHGFDREHANDVARIILEETGVSAVALTDREQVIAFVGMGDDHHLPGKPISSKVTLHAIEHNQVMFVDGIDVPYKCSRQKNCPLGSTLVIPLRSDNEVIGTVKLYESKRRLFLNINRTLGEGIAHILEEQLLNSRYQQQKQLLVESELKLVRAQINPHFLFNALNTITAVIRKDANKARELVGDLAIFLRTNLKRTEDISTLAQELEHTRSYLHVEQTRFSDQLVISQDIDSAFEQYRLPSFTVQPLVENAIKHGTSQSLETGELKLYSTVREERPYLVIEDNAGLYPDEDPLQSNSPEHQGLGLHIVNTRLKNLLGSQNGLLVESEPHRYTRVLVPLQNE; this is encoded by the coding sequence ATGTCTTTCGATTGGCGATTGTTGTTATCTCTGGCGCAACAGATGAGCATTTTTCTGGTTATCGCTTATTTGTTCAGCCGCACCCCTGTTTTTGCCCCGATGACCAACCTGTCATTGCGGCTGCCCCATAAGATTTTGATTTATCTGATTTTTTCCGGTTTCTGTATTCTGGGCACCTATTTTGGTCAACCAGTCAATGACGCCATCGCCAATACCCGGGCCGTGGGTGCGGTATTGGGGGGGCTGTTTGGTGGTCCGGTAATTGGTTTTCTGGTCGGGCTGACCGGGGGGCTGCACCGTTACACTCTGGGAGGTTTTACGGATCTTGCCTGTGCTATTTCCACCACCTGGGAAGGGTTACTGGCTGGTCTGGTACATTTCTTTATTCTCAAAAGTCGTCGCAATCCTGATGCGTTGTACTCGCCAATGTTGGCCGCGATTGTTACTTTTTGTGCAGAGGTCAGTCAGATGCTGATTATTCTGTTAGTTGCCAAACCATTTACAGAGGCCGTTCACCTGGTCAGCCTGATTGCCACCCCCATGCTGGTAGCCAACTCCATCGGCGCAGGTTTATTCATGGCAATGATACGGGACCGTAAATCCATTTATGAAAAATACAGTGTTACGTACTCCGCCAAAGCCCTGCAACTCGCTTCGCGAATGATGGGTATTTTCCGCCACGGCTTTGATCGTGAACATGCAAACGATGTGGCCAGAATCATTCTTGAGGAAACAGGCGTGTCAGCGGTTGCACTAACCGATCGTGAGCAGGTCATCGCCTTTGTCGGCATGGGTGATGATCACCATCTACCCGGAAAACCTATTTCCTCAAAAGTAACCCTGCATGCCATAGAGCATAATCAGGTCATGTTTGTGGACGGTATTGATGTTCCTTATAAGTGTTCGCGGCAAAAGAACTGCCCTCTGGGTTCGACGCTGGTCATTCCGTTACGGTCAGATAATGAAGTGATTGGCACAGTCAAACTGTACGAATCCAAGCGCAGGTTGTTTTTGAATATCAACCGGACGCTCGGCGAAGGGATAGCGCATATTCTGGAAGAGCAGTTATTGAACAGTCGTTATCAACAGCAAAAACAATTACTGGTGGAATCTGAACTCAAACTGGTCCGCGCTCAAATCAATCCCCATTTTCTGTTCAATGCTTTGAATACCATCACAGCAGTGATTCGTAAGGATGCGAACAAAGCCAGAGAGTTGGTGGGTGATCTGGCGATTTTTTTGCGTACCAACCTGAAGCGCACAGAGGATATTTCAACTCTGGCTCAGGAGCTGGAACATACGCGCTCTTACCTGCATGTGGAGCAAACCCGGTTTTCTGATCAACTGGTTATTTCTCAGGATATAGACAGCGCTTTTGAACAGTATCGGTTACCCAGCTTTACGGTTCAGCCTCTGGTAGAGAACGCTATAAAACATGGCACCTCGCAGTCACTCGAAACCGGTGAGTTAAAACTGTACAGTACGGTCCGGGAAGAACGACCTTATCTGGTCATCGAAGACAATGCCGGCCTCTATCCCGATGAGGACCCTCTGCAAAGCAACAGTCCAGAACATCAGGGACTCGGCCTGCATATCGTCAACACTCGCCTGAAAAATCTGCTGGGATCACAAAACGGTTTGCTGGTGGAATCGGAACCACACCGCTACACCCGGGTGCTGGTGCCCTTGCAAAACGAGTAA
- a CDS encoding RHS repeat-associated core domain-containing protein translates to MTVEAPLRSADIRFDWTNLAFTGHEKIPDTPFIHMGGRTYHVALGRFMQTDILNVDHSNPISFNRYAYVLNNPAGYVDPTGYAPQPTGEDTNGNVGKTSENETVAKNDSSGDKDSKLSDKDNKACTTCGDEKTSDEQAVQKKAYEEYYHSRRLGLHLSNLRKLRMTKEQLKNKYDQIVSENPDVNATLIWDQKTGHYELWEDGELIVSGDGYSGGNKGKVPVAENNPAYANVAFTGPAPKGTYVAEVEDGTRKWVKMHPHQKNSMLGRDGFYIHGGAGVYRDASQGCLIIQIEDRKKIKTGTTIWAI, encoded by the coding sequence TTGACTGTAGAAGCGCCATTACGTAGCGCAGATATTCGTTTCGACTGGACCAACCTGGCCTTTACCGGACATGAAAAAATACCGGATACGCCCTTTATTCACATGGGTGGACGAACCTACCATGTGGCTCTGGGGCGGTTTATGCAGACCGACATTCTGAATGTGGATCACAGTAATCCGATTTCTTTCAACCGTTACGCCTATGTATTGAATAATCCGGCAGGGTATGTGGATCCAACGGGATATGCGCCACAACCGACTGGAGAAGATACCAATGGTAATGTTGGTAAGACGAGCGAGAATGAGACAGTAGCTAAGAATGATTCTTCAGGGGATAAGGATAGTAAGCTTTCTGACAAAGACAACAAAGCATGTACAACCTGTGGTGATGAAAAAACATCGGATGAGCAGGCAGTTCAGAAAAAAGCATATGAAGAATACTATCATTCAAGAAGGCTCGGCTTGCATTTAAGTAACCTGAGAAAGCTAAGAATGACTAAAGAACAGCTAAAAAATAAGTACGACCAGATAGTTTCAGAGAATCCAGATGTCAATGCTACTTTAATATGGGATCAGAAAACAGGGCATTATGAATTATGGGAAGATGGTGAGCTTATCGTTTCGGGGGATGGTTATTCTGGTGGAAATAAAGGGAAAGTACCAGTGGCGGAAAATAACCCTGCCTACGCCAATGTTGCGTTCACCGGCCCTGCTCCTAAAGGAACATATGTTGCCGAAGTTGAGGACGGTACGCGAAAATGGGTTAAAATGCATCCTCATCAAAAGAACTCCATGTTGGGTAGAGATGGGTTTTATATTCATGGAGGTGCAGGTGTATATAGAGATGCTTCGCAAGGTTGTTTGATAATACAAATTGAAGACAGGAAGAAAATTAAAACAGGTACAACAATATGGGCCATTTGA